A region of the Equus quagga isolate Etosha38 chromosome 11, UCLA_HA_Equagga_1.0, whole genome shotgun sequence genome:
ttttttctttttcccccccacccccccccccccccatacacagttgtatatcttagttgcacgtccttccacttgtgggatgtgggacgccacctcaacgtggcctgacgagccgtgccatgtccgcgcccaggatctgaaccctaggccgccacagcggagcgcacgaacttaaccactcggccacggagccggccccgacaACAAGTCTTAAGCAAGTCCTCACTGTGCAACTCAGCTCCCCTCTGGAAAGTAGAGAACTAGATTTTTGTCACTCCCCAAGATAAGTGACAAGATATACAGAGTGCTTTTGGATCATTTTGTGGGCTGGCAAAGAATTCATACATACCCTCTTCCCCCTGACATTGACCCTCTGCTGATGTCCCTTTGCACAGGCCATGGAACGGAATGACATCATTGACTTCAAGGCGTTGGAGAAAGATCTGCAGGCTGCACTCACTGCTGATGAGAAGTACAAACGGGAGAATGCTGCCAAGTTACGGGCAGTGGAACAGAGGGTGGCTTCCTATGAGGAGTTCAGGTGGGCTTACTGCTGTTTTTCTCAGGCCTTCCTGTTATGGTGACTGTAGTGGCTAAGAGCACATGCTTTGGCGTCAGACAATTCTAGGCTGAGTTCTGGCCCTACCCTCTGCTACCTGAGTGATCTtgtgcaagttatttaacctctctgagcttctattcctcatctgtaaaagagagtAACCGTTGTTATGCTTAAATGAGTTATTACATGTAAGATTGtgagcacaatgtctggcacttGGGAAGTGCTCAAAAGCTGTCAGCTATTGTTGCTGTCATTGTTACAGTAATGCGTCatttaacaacagggatatgttctgagaaatgtgtcgttaggtgatctTGTCGTGGTACAAACATtgtagagtgcacttacacaaacctgaaTGATATAGCcaactacacatctaggctatatggaacaactcttatgggaccaccattttatatgcagtccatcattgactgaaacgttgttatgcagcgcatgactgtattattattattatcattatcacatTGGCCTACCAACAGGTACAGCCTATATCATGCAAAATCCAGCCACCTGCCATACGGACAGCATTAAGTACATGCCCAGATCTCTGTCCTTTGCCCTTAGAGGTATTGTCCTTGCATCACATCTGAAGCCACTGGAGCGGAAGGACAAGATAGGAGGAAAGAGGACTGTGCCCTGGAACTGTCACACTACTCAGGGAAGGACTTCCCAGGACGAGACCACTGAAATCTCCCGGGTAGGTGAGGCCCAGCCTCTTCAGGCCAACTGTATTCTCTGCCCTAAACCTCCCATCCTGTCTTCTTACTGCACATACTTTCTCCTTATTTCTCCTGTTAAACCGACAGAGGCAGGTTTCTGCCTCCAGTCCCAGAAGGGAAAGCAACCAGCCAATGGTGAGGCTGAGTTAAACTGGGCAAAACAAGTCAGAAAGGTGGGTGAGGCAAGTCCCCTTCCGTCAGTCCTTTGCTTTGCATTCTCAGATCAGATTTGGGTTGCTCTGCCTTTAGCTTAGATGGTATATAGTATAACAATACTGTGCCAGTGTTGGGAGGGAGACCCAGCCTGTCAGATTCTTAACACTCACcttgagttcctttctctcttcctgaggTTTCTGATCATCCCCTCCGCCCTGCTCTGAGTAAACCCTGACTTACTCTCCTAGAGCAGGGCTGTGTCCACATTCATCAGTAGGAAAGTCCTGGTACAAGTGAGAATCTCAAATCTTGGCCTGGGTTCCTTgggccctccctccctgtcccattCCTAGttccctcatctgaaaatgaggcCCACAGGGACCACAGCCTTCCCAGTGCTCAGGGAGCAGTACTAGAACCAAGATGAAAACCCACAGGCTCCCCTCACTCTCACTGTCGCAGAGCAGCTGGAAGAGCTCTGgactccctttctttcctttgtgatCCAGGAGAAAATACTCTTCCCGCCCGAGACCTCAGCAGAGTTCTACCGTGATTGGCGGCGATACTTGCGGAGCGGGCCAGAGCGCTACCAGGCCCTGCTGCAGCTCGGGGGGCCAAAGCTGGGCTGCCTCTTCCAGACGGATGTGGGGTTTGGACTTCTAGGGGAGCTGCTGGTGGCACTGGCCGATCACGTGAGGCCGGCTGACCGGTTGGCAGTGCTGGGGATCCTGCGCAGCCTGGCCAGCACTGGCCGCTTCACCCTGAACCTGAGCCTGCTGAGCTGTGCGGAGAGAGAGAGCTGCAGAGGCTTGTTTCAGAAGCTGCAGGCCATGGGTGCCCCCAGACCCGTGAAAGAGGGGCTCAGCTGGGAGGAGTGGAGTCTGGAGGAGCAGCCTGCTGGgctccaggaggaggagaggctccTGCAAGAGCTGCTAGGACTGTACCAGATGGATTGATAAGACCAGTTACCTTCCGAGGCCCCCAGTGGTCATTGGGGGCCCTTTTTGGTTATTGCCTTGGGGGCTCTGCAGGACTGTAATGAGAAACCCACGCCTAATTCCCTTCTCAGCTTGGAATTTTTAGAGCAAAAGTAGGAGTCAAattttcccctcttctccagCCCCTTGGTGGCTCAATATTCTGAACTGTGTAGATCCACAGGATGGTCAAGGGCCCAAGAAGTTGAAAGAGTTTTGCTTCCCACTCTTAGAGTCTGCTAGGCCTCTAGCCCACAGCCCTGAGAGATGGGTGTGTGCCCAACCAAATGCTGGCTACACCAGTTACAGCTTCCActcaaaaaaacaggaaaaaggaaaatcattaaTCTTCCATGGTAAACAAATACTGATCTCCATAGCCCttaacaagaatatttataacCTAAAACCAATGAATGGACATTTAATCGACAAATGATCAAATGCTACCCCATTTGAGGTGCAGTATTTTTCCCCAGGGGCTGAGTTCCTCTGCAGGCTGGGCCTGGGAAAGCCCCAACCCATCAGCTCAGGGCTGGCCAGCCTCCCAGGCTTCTTCCAATGGCCAGATGTGCAGGTGGGCGGGTTTCCTTCAACTCCCAGATTAACCAAAGGGAAGACCTTTCCTccggg
Encoded here:
- the CCDC103 gene encoding coiled-coil domain-containing protein 103, with the translated sequence MERNDIIDFKALEKDLQAALTADEKYKRENAAKLRAVEQRVASYEEFRGIVLASHLKPLERKDKIGGKRTVPWNCHTTQGRTSQDETTEISREKILFPPETSAEFYRDWRRYLRSGPERYQALLQLGGPKLGCLFQTDVGFGLLGELLVALADHVRPADRLAVLGILRSLASTGRFTLNLSLLSCAERESCRGLFQKLQAMGAPRPVKEGLSWEEWSLEEQPAGLQEEERLLQELLGLYQMD